Proteins from a single region of Nakamurella deserti:
- a CDS encoding DUF4193 domain-containing protein gives MATDYDAPRRNESEEQGEDSLEELKARRNESQSAVVDIDESDTAESFELPGADLSGEELTVKVVPKQADEFTCTVCFLVQHRSRLARGSDGHEVCADCA, from the coding sequence ATGGCTACTGATTACGACGCACCACGACGCAACGAGAGTGAAGAGCAGGGGGAGGACTCCCTCGAGGAGCTCAAGGCCCGGCGCAACGAATCCCAGTCGGCCGTCGTCGACATCGACGAGAGCGACACCGCGGAGTCGTTCGAACTCCCCGGCGCCGACCTTTCCGGTGAGGAGCTCACCGTCAAGGTCGTGCCGAAGCAGGCCGACGAGTTCACCTGCACCGTCTGTTTCCTGGTGCAACACCGCAGCCGGCTGGCCCGCGGCTCGGACGGCCACGAGGTGTGTGCCGACTGTGCCTGA
- a CDS encoding DEAD/DEAH box helicase, which yields MSVAPSAPVGPRLRAWQREALAAYEAADRSDFLVTATPGAGKTTFALALATTLLSRRVVDRVVVVAPTDHLRTQWADAAAGAGLSLDPTMTNAQGPVRDGAHGYVTTYAQVAGRPAIHAARALRKRSLVILDEIHHAGDGLSWGEAVAEAFDGVQRRLSLTGTPFRTRADERIPFVRYETDGDLLRSMADYGYGYKDALTDRVVRPVVFAAYTGVSRWRNSAGEVMAVSLTENSTKSVEQAAWKTALDPAGGWVPHVIAAMDERITHLRATTMPDAAGLVLASDQDDARAYAKIVQRITGEKPALILSDDPKASKKIEAFRTSKDRIAVCVRMISEGVDVPRAACLAWMTSYRTPLFFAQAVGRVVRARNPAESATVFLPAVRPLLALAAEMELDRNFVMVPPKKDTELGDDLADPLDMPVVESEPDGVKRNEHLESDAEFAHLLSSGRAVVATAAGPATDEEEDFLGLPGLLTPEQTAALLTRRDSELRRRVRAVQSETLPAEPAPEISAGQEGWRAAAALRREVNQLVSQVAARTGAPHAKVHVQLRTAIPGPVSSAASVDVLERRRDHLLGML from the coding sequence GTGTCGGTGGCCCCCTCGGCCCCAGTCGGTCCGCGTCTGCGGGCGTGGCAACGCGAAGCACTGGCCGCCTACGAGGCCGCCGACCGCAGCGATTTCCTGGTCACCGCGACACCGGGTGCGGGCAAGACCACGTTCGCGTTGGCGCTGGCCACCACGCTGCTGTCGCGCCGCGTCGTCGACCGGGTCGTCGTGGTCGCCCCCACCGACCATCTGCGCACCCAGTGGGCCGACGCCGCCGCCGGTGCCGGGCTCAGCCTCGACCCCACCATGACCAACGCGCAGGGCCCTGTCCGCGACGGTGCCCACGGCTACGTCACCACCTACGCCCAGGTCGCCGGCCGCCCGGCCATCCACGCCGCCCGGGCGCTGCGCAAGCGCTCGCTGGTCATCCTCGACGAGATCCACCACGCCGGTGACGGCCTGAGCTGGGGCGAGGCGGTCGCCGAGGCGTTCGACGGCGTCCAGCGACGGCTCAGCCTCACCGGGACGCCGTTCCGGACCCGGGCCGACGAGCGCATCCCGTTCGTCCGTTACGAGACCGACGGTGACCTGCTGCGTTCGATGGCCGACTACGGCTACGGCTACAAGGACGCGCTGACCGACCGGGTGGTCCGGCCGGTGGTGTTCGCCGCCTATACCGGGGTGTCGCGCTGGCGGAACTCCGCCGGCGAGGTGATGGCCGTGTCGCTCACCGAGAACAGCACCAAGTCCGTCGAGCAGGCCGCCTGGAAGACCGCGCTGGACCCGGCCGGTGGCTGGGTGCCCCACGTCATCGCCGCGATGGACGAGCGGATCACCCACCTGCGGGCGACCACCATGCCCGACGCCGCGGGTCTGGTGCTCGCGTCGGACCAGGACGACGCCCGTGCCTACGCCAAGATCGTCCAGCGCATCACCGGCGAGAAGCCGGCGCTCATCCTGTCCGACGACCCGAAGGCGTCGAAGAAGATCGAGGCGTTCCGGACGTCGAAGGACCGCATCGCGGTGTGTGTGCGGATGATCTCCGAGGGCGTCGACGTCCCCCGCGCCGCGTGCCTGGCCTGGATGACGTCGTACCGGACGCCGCTGTTCTTCGCCCAGGCGGTGGGCCGCGTCGTCCGCGCCCGCAACCCCGCCGAGTCGGCGACGGTCTTCCTGCCGGCAGTGCGCCCATTGCTGGCGCTGGCCGCGGAGATGGAGCTGGACCGCAACTTCGTGATGGTGCCGCCGAAGAAGGACACCGAGCTCGGCGACGACCTCGCCGATCCGCTGGACATGCCGGTCGTGGAGTCCGAGCCGGACGGCGTCAAGCGCAACGAGCACCTCGAGTCCGACGCCGAGTTCGCGCACCTGCTCAGCTCCGGACGGGCGGTGGTCGCCACCGCCGCCGGCCCGGCGACCGACGAGGAGGAGGACTTCCTCGGGCTGCCCGGTCTGCTCACCCCGGAGCAGACGGCCGCCCTGCTGACCCGGCGTGACTCGGAGCTGCGGCGCCGGGTGCGGGCCGTGCAGTCGGAGACGCTGCCGGCGGAACCGGCTCCCGAGATCAGCGCCGGACAGGAGGGCTGGCGGGCCGCCGCGGCGTTGCGCCGCGAGGTCAACCAGCTGGTCTCCCAGGTGGCGGCCCGGACCGGCGCGCCGCACGCCAAGGTGCACGTGCAGTTGCGGACGGCCATCCCCGGGCCGGTGTCCTCGGCCGCCTCGGTGGACGTGCTGGAACGCCGACGGGACCATCTGCTCGGGATGCTCTGA
- a CDS encoding nucleotide pyrophosphohydrolase, producing the protein MAAAPCSRAAAQVAEFHTAYELPLRTSATVEVGDAQVELRQALIEEEVAELAAAARAGDLVGVADALADIVYVAYGTAHVYGIDLDAVIDAVHTSNMTKLGADGRPVRRSDGKILKGPDYRPPEIAAVLHRLIDDIVTDDAASGAADTPPDAPRRA; encoded by the coding sequence ATGGCCGCCGCGCCGTGCAGCCGCGCGGCGGCGCAGGTCGCGGAGTTCCACACCGCCTACGAGCTCCCGCTGCGGACGTCCGCGACGGTCGAGGTGGGCGACGCGCAGGTGGAACTGCGCCAGGCGCTGATCGAGGAGGAGGTCGCCGAACTGGCGGCCGCCGCCCGTGCCGGTGACCTCGTGGGCGTGGCCGACGCGCTCGCCGACATCGTCTACGTCGCCTACGGCACCGCCCACGTCTACGGGATCGACCTGGACGCGGTGATCGACGCCGTCCACACGTCGAACATGACCAAGCTGGGCGCCGACGGCCGCCCCGTCCGCCGGTCCGACGGCAAGATCCTCAAAGGGCCGGACTACCGCCCGCCGGAGATCGCCGCCGTCCTGCACCGGCTGATCGACGACATCGTGACCGACGACGCTGCCTCCGGCGCCGCCGACACCCCGCCGGACGCCCCGCGCCGCGCCTAA
- a CDS encoding RNA polymerase sigma factor yields the protein MAVAASSNSAPADGVTAEPGAVAAPATRSRARAAGAAPAKPRKTAAKATAKAAPADDAAPADDDDLGALSLVDGADEAVEVDVADVEVVADDAPAGAAIVKAAPAEDDDDTEDDGEGTATATAGSGKTAESSEFSWDDDEESEALKQARRDAELTASADSVRAYLKQIGKVALLNAEEEVDLAKRVEGGLYAAEKMRQLAEAGEKLTTQQRRDLNWVRRDGERAKNHLLGANLRLVVSLAKRYTGRGMAFLDLIQEGNLGLIRAVEKFDYTKGFKFSTYATWWIRQAITRAMADQARTIRIPVHMVEVINKLGRIQRELLQDLGREPTPEELAKEMDITPDKVLEIQQYAREPISLDQTIGDEGDSQLGDFIEDSEAVVAVDAVSFTLLQDQLQAVLQTLSEREAGVVRLRFGLTDGQPRTLDEIGQVYGVTRERIRQIESKTMSKLRHPSRSQVLRDYLE from the coding sequence GTGGCAGTTGCAGCATCGTCCAATTCCGCCCCCGCCGACGGCGTGACCGCCGAGCCGGGAGCCGTCGCGGCCCCCGCGACCCGGTCCCGGGCCCGCGCGGCCGGTGCCGCTCCCGCGAAGCCCCGCAAGACCGCGGCCAAGGCCACCGCCAAGGCCGCGCCCGCCGACGACGCCGCGCCGGCGGACGACGACGACCTGGGTGCGTTGAGCCTGGTCGACGGCGCCGACGAGGCCGTCGAGGTCGACGTCGCCGACGTCGAGGTGGTCGCCGACGACGCCCCTGCGGGTGCCGCGATCGTCAAGGCCGCACCGGCCGAGGACGACGACGACACCGAGGACGACGGCGAGGGCACGGCCACCGCCACGGCCGGCTCCGGCAAGACCGCCGAGTCCAGTGAGTTCAGCTGGGACGACGACGAGGAGTCCGAGGCCCTCAAGCAGGCCCGTCGCGACGCCGAGCTCACCGCGTCCGCGGACTCCGTCCGGGCGTACCTGAAGCAGATCGGCAAGGTCGCGCTGCTCAACGCCGAGGAGGAGGTCGACCTCGCCAAGCGCGTCGAGGGTGGCCTGTACGCGGCGGAGAAGATGCGTCAGCTGGCCGAGGCGGGCGAGAAGCTCACCACCCAGCAGCGCCGTGACCTGAACTGGGTCCGCCGCGACGGCGAGCGCGCCAAGAACCACCTGCTGGGCGCGAACCTGCGTCTGGTGGTGTCGCTGGCCAAGCGTTACACCGGCCGCGGCATGGCGTTCCTGGACCTCATCCAGGAGGGCAACCTGGGCCTGATCCGTGCGGTCGAGAAGTTCGACTACACCAAGGGCTTCAAGTTCTCCACCTACGCGACCTGGTGGATCCGGCAGGCGATCACCCGCGCCATGGCCGACCAGGCCCGCACCATCCGCATCCCGGTGCACATGGTCGAGGTCATCAACAAGCTCGGCCGCATCCAGCGCGAGCTGCTCCAGGACCTGGGCCGCGAGCCCACCCCGGAGGAGCTGGCCAAGGAGATGGACATCACCCCGGACAAGGTGCTGGAGATCCAGCAGTACGCCCGGGAGCCGATCTCGCTGGACCAGACCATCGGCGACGAGGGCGACTCGCAGCTCGGTGACTTCATCGAGGACTCCGAGGCCGTGGTGGCCGTGGACGCGGTGTCGTTCACGCTGCTGCAGGACCAGCTGCAGGCCGTGCTGCAGACGCTGTCCGAGCGCGAGGCCGGTGTCGTCCGGCTGCGCTTCGGGCTCACCGACGGCCAGCCGCGCACCCTGGACGAGATCGGTCAGGTCTACGGGGTGACCCGCGAGCGGATCCGCCAGATCGAGTCCAAGACGATGTCGAAGCTGCGTCACCCGTCGCGGTCCCAGGTGTTGCGCGACTACCTGGAGTAG
- the ppgK gene encoding polyphosphate--glucose phosphotransferase — translation MTVPVLPDPSAAPAPEVDPDTTAFGIDIGGTGIKGGVVNLTDGTLIGERFRLDTPQPATPDAVSSTVHQIAEHFDYQGPYGCAFPGVVTHGVVHTAANMDESWVGVSLVDAVSGHVPGPVTALNDADAAGLAEVRYGAGKGHPGLIIVVTFGTGIGTALINDGVLIPNAELGHIEIDGHDAETKAAASARDRDGLNWEQWSKRANRYLTHLENLLWPELFIFGGGITKNPHKWVPHLKTRTPVKVAAMRNNAGIVGAALAAREQKLL, via the coding sequence ATGACCGTGCCCGTGCTGCCCGACCCGTCCGCCGCGCCCGCCCCGGAGGTGGATCCCGACACCACCGCGTTCGGTATCGACATCGGCGGCACCGGCATCAAGGGCGGGGTGGTGAACCTGACCGACGGCACGCTGATCGGTGAGCGCTTCCGCCTGGACACCCCGCAGCCGGCCACCCCGGACGCGGTGTCGTCGACGGTGCACCAGATCGCCGAGCACTTCGACTACCAGGGGCCCTACGGCTGCGCCTTCCCCGGCGTGGTCACCCACGGCGTCGTGCACACCGCGGCCAACATGGACGAGTCCTGGGTCGGGGTGTCGCTGGTCGACGCGGTCAGCGGGCACGTCCCCGGGCCGGTGACGGCGCTCAACGACGCCGACGCCGCCGGTCTGGCCGAGGTCCGCTACGGCGCCGGCAAGGGCCATCCGGGCCTGATCATCGTCGTCACCTTCGGCACCGGCATCGGCACCGCGCTGATCAACGACGGGGTGCTCATCCCCAACGCCGAGCTCGGCCACATCGAGATCGACGGCCACGACGCCGAGACGAAGGCCGCGGCGTCCGCGCGGGACCGGGACGGGCTGAACTGGGAACAGTGGAGCAAGCGGGCCAACCGCTACCTCACGCACCTGGAGAACCTCCTGTGGCCGGAGCTGTTCATCTTCGGCGGTGGCATCACCAAGAACCCGCACAAGTGGGTGCCGCACCTGAAGACCCGGACCCCCGTCAAGGTGGCCGCGATGCGCAACAACGCCGGCATCGTCGGCGCCGCCCTCGCCGCCCGCGAGCAGAAGCTGCTCTGA
- a CDS encoding DUF7455 domain-containing protein, which produces MTGTTAAPTTTLTALDRCDRCGAQASIRVTLPTGGELLFCGHHGRQHQDRLEQLAAVIHDTRKTTSV; this is translated from the coding sequence ATGACCGGAACGACGGCCGCACCCACCACCACACTGACCGCCCTCGACCGCTGCGATCGTTGCGGCGCCCAGGCCTCGATCCGCGTGACCCTGCCGACCGGCGGCGAGCTGCTCTTCTGCGGCCACCACGGACGCCAGCACCAGGACCGCCTGGAGCAGCTGGCCGCGGTCATCCACGACACCCGGAAGACGACCTCCGTCTGA
- the cei gene encoding envelope integrity protein Cei, with protein sequence MSSDRAPEAYRRRNRWPALVIIGVLLLVTAVTWIVVLKPEPAADNSCNQPGAAPAASAASATGDAASTDPAATSAEAPTETATPTTTLGEITDRNTLRDTRPANPSTVLLRVVNASTTPGMAKTVTESWRKAGFESIREAADDSLYPLRDLRCWGEIRYGDAGAQAARTVLIVAPCATLVKDDRFDDSVEFAVGALFDDTGLTEDQQAQLEAIRQASTPPAVIEGVTQAAPTVPTTFPLPTATCPS encoded by the coding sequence TTGAGCAGCGATCGCGCACCCGAGGCCTACCGACGGCGCAACCGCTGGCCGGCGCTGGTGATCATCGGCGTGCTGCTCCTGGTGACCGCGGTCACCTGGATCGTGGTGCTCAAGCCGGAGCCCGCGGCGGACAACTCCTGTAATCAGCCCGGCGCCGCGCCCGCGGCGAGCGCGGCGAGCGCCACCGGCGACGCCGCGAGCACCGACCCGGCGGCCACCTCGGCCGAGGCGCCGACCGAGACGGCCACCCCGACCACGACGCTGGGCGAGATCACCGACCGCAACACCCTCCGCGACACCCGCCCGGCGAATCCCTCGACCGTCCTGCTGCGGGTGGTCAACGCCAGCACCACCCCGGGGATGGCCAAGACGGTGACGGAGTCGTGGCGCAAGGCGGGCTTCGAGTCGATCCGGGAAGCCGCCGACGACTCCCTGTACCCGCTGCGCGACCTGCGCTGCTGGGGCGAGATCCGCTACGGCGACGCCGGCGCGCAGGCGGCGCGCACGGTGCTGATCGTGGCCCCCTGCGCGACCCTGGTGAAGGACGACCGTTTCGACGACTCGGTGGAGTTCGCGGTGGGTGCGCTGTTCGACGACACCGGCCTGACCGAGGATCAGCAGGCGCAGCTCGAGGCCATCCGTCAGGCTTCCACTCCACCGGCGGTCATCGAGGGCGTCACGCAGGCCGCACCGACCGTTCCGACGACCTTCCCGCTGCCGACCGCCACCTGCCCGTCCTGA
- a CDS encoding YihY/virulence factor BrkB family protein — protein MPTPAASARRPDRSGTTATRRTGLRRPSVEVAPPGEARERLRSPYDEHATEVIRRPAAAEIPAAPAVDARPPAPADEPWSPARTATTRWHRPGTAPIVIPADTPRRPWKVVTRTLSKAWDDSLFGMSAEAAFWQALSTAPLLLALLGSIGFVGGWFGPGTIDSVEDRVVTVLRTVFSPEVSSTLIEPTVDSVLHQGQADVVSVGFVISLWAGSSAMASFVESITIAYNQHEVRHPVTERFFALGLYLCALVFGVFALPLLAVGPEYLPEFFPDAWHAQVTRIVGIAYYPGIALLLIVALATLYKLAPRHRHPWRRGLPGAVLAAGVFIVASAGLRAYLGYVTTHGLTYGALATPIAFMLFAYFVGIAIIIGAQFNNATLEYYPPRRSRRELRKWRRLDAESA, from the coding sequence ATGCCCACGCCTGCCGCTTCCGCACGACGACCCGACCGGTCCGGTACCACCGCCACCCGGCGCACCGGCCTGCGCCGTCCGTCAGTGGAGGTCGCGCCGCCCGGGGAGGCCCGCGAACGGCTCCGCTCCCCCTACGACGAGCACGCCACCGAGGTCATCCGGCGCCCCGCCGCCGCGGAGATCCCGGCGGCCCCGGCCGTCGACGCCCGGCCGCCCGCGCCGGCCGACGAGCCCTGGTCGCCGGCGCGCACCGCCACCACCCGCTGGCATCGCCCCGGCACCGCGCCGATCGTCATCCCCGCCGACACCCCGCGCCGTCCCTGGAAGGTGGTGACGCGGACGCTGAGCAAGGCCTGGGACGACTCGCTGTTCGGGATGAGCGCGGAGGCGGCGTTCTGGCAGGCGCTGTCGACCGCGCCGCTGCTGCTGGCCCTGCTCGGCTCCATCGGCTTCGTCGGTGGCTGGTTCGGTCCGGGGACCATCGACAGCGTCGAGGACCGGGTGGTGACGGTGCTGCGCACCGTGTTCAGCCCGGAGGTGAGCTCGACCCTCATCGAGCCGACGGTCGACTCGGTGCTGCACCAGGGTCAGGCCGATGTCGTCTCGGTGGGCTTCGTCATCTCGCTGTGGGCCGGGTCGTCGGCGATGGCGTCGTTCGTCGAATCGATCACCATCGCCTACAACCAGCACGAGGTCCGGCATCCGGTCACCGAGCGGTTCTTCGCTCTCGGGTTGTACCTGTGCGCGCTGGTGTTCGGCGTCTTCGCGCTGCCGTTGCTGGCGGTCGGTCCCGAGTACCTGCCGGAGTTCTTCCCCGACGCCTGGCACGCGCAGGTCACCCGGATCGTCGGCATCGCCTACTACCCGGGGATCGCGCTGCTGCTGATCGTGGCGCTGGCGACGCTGTACAAGCTGGCCCCCCGGCACCGGCATCCCTGGCGCCGCGGGCTCCCCGGTGCGGTGCTCGCGGCCGGGGTGTTCATCGTGGCGTCCGCCGGACTGCGGGCCTACCTCGGGTACGTGACCACCCACGGCCTGACCTACGGCGCGCTCGCCACCCCGATCGCGTTCATGCTGTTCGCCTACTTCGTCGGCATCGCCATCATCATCGGCGCCCAGTTCAACAACGCGACGCTGGAGTACTACCCGCCGCGGCGGTCGCGCCGCGAGCTCCGCAAGTGGCGCCGACTGGACGCCGAGTCCGCCTGA